From the Xyrauchen texanus isolate HMW12.3.18 chromosome 49, RBS_HiC_50CHRs, whole genome shotgun sequence genome, one window contains:
- the LOC127640095 gene encoding parathyroid hormone-related protein-like, which translates to MLRLWGFVVFLLTVPIPVQSRPTDKLGNRQRRSVSHAQMMHDRGRSLQDRKRRFWIQGILEQVHTVQVWDSPGQSEGSDQTLPWSVAHRPKHTSSTKNFPMGFQLESVGMRDDLPQETSKTMRYEEQPLKGVTKRKRKMCLGRWRDPDRRRDWGCGFQI; encoded by the exons ATGTTAAGGCTCTGGGGTTTTGTTGTGTTTCTGTTGACCGTCCCGATACCGGTCCAATCCAGACCCACTGACAAACTCGGCAACAGACA GAGACGTTCGGTAAGTCACGCTCAGATGATGCACGACCGCGGTCGATCCCTGCAGGACAGGAAGAGGCGTTTTTGGATACAGGGAATCCTAGAGCAGGTGCACACGGTGCAGGTGTGGGACTCACCCGGTCAGAGCGAAGGAAGTGACCAGACCCTCCCCTGGTCTGTCGCCCATCGACCCAAACACACTAGCAGCACCAAAAACTTTCCTATGGGCTTTCAGTTGGAGAGTGTGGGGATGAGAGACGACCTTCCTCAGGAGACCAGCAAGACCATGAGATATGAGGAACAGCCATTGAAAGGTGTGACGAAGAGGAAAAGGAAGATGTGTTTGGGCAGATGGAGAGATCCAGACAGGAGGAGAGACTGGGGGTGTGGCTTCCAAATATAA